Proteins encoded by one window of Fusarium graminearum PH-1 chromosome 1, whole genome shotgun sequence:
- a CDS encoding DNA-directed RNA polymerase II 33 kDa polypeptide: MDYDPMVMDGEPEQPQVKISAADHMHVDFELSKTNLSFANAVRRVIQAEVPTIAIDLVEIETNSSVLADEFIAHRLGLIPLDSKGVAELNYSRDCDCEQYCEQCSVTLTLHAKCTSDEIMKVYARDLVVDGRHGNSVGSPMIMDPEGYGCLIAKLRKHQELKISCIAKKGIAKEHAKWMPTSAVGFEYDPHNKLNHIDWWFENDTDPAVEWPKSKYAQWEDAPQEGEPFDYDAVPNRFYFEVESSGSMEPDQIVREGIRVLQQKIGGLLKGLDPRKYGGDEADFDGPRSPDMNMEGGTTPWQDGGYTTPYGGGGGQTAYGGGGMTAYGTTPYGGSWQ; encoded by the exons ATGGATTACGATCCTATGGTGATGGACGGGGAGCCCGAGCAGCCCCAAGTGAAGATCTCTGCG GCCGACCACATGCATGTCGATTTCGAGCTCTCTAAGACGAACCTCTCTTTCGCCAATGCCGTGCGACGAGTCATCCAGGCCGAGGTGCCCACAATTGCTATTGACCTGGTCGAGATCGAGACCAACAGCTCCGTGCTAGCTGACGAGTTCATCGCCCACCGCCTGGGTCTTATCCCCCTCGATTCAAAAGGAGTTGCCGAGCTCAACTACTCACGAGACTGCGACTGTGAGCAATATTGCGAACAGTGCAGCGTAACTCTTACACTACACGCCAAGTGCACGTCCGACGAGATTATGAAAGTTTATGCGCGTGATCTGGTAGTCGATGGACGACATGGAAATTCGGTGGGAAGTCCTATGATTATGGACCCCGAGGGGTATGGCTGCCTGATTGCGAAGCTGCGCAAGCATCAGGAGCTGAAGATCAGCTGCATTGCGAAAAAGGGAATCGCAAAGGAGCACGCCAAGTGGATGCCTACGTCTGCTGTTGGCTTTGAGTATGATCCTCACAACAAGTTGAACCACATTGATTGGTGGTTCGAGAACGACACAGATCCAGCTGTTGAATG GCCCAAGAGCAAATACGCTCAGTGGGAGGATGCTCCTCAAGAGGGCGAGCCTTTTGATTACGATGCCGTCCCCAACAGGTTCTACTTCGAGGTCGAGTCATCAGGGAGCATGGAGCCTGATCAGATTGTGCGGGAAGGCATTAGAGTTCTGCAACAGAAGATTGGCGGTCTGCTCAAGGGGCTGGATCCTAGAAAGTACGGCGGAGACGAGGCCGACTTCGACGGACCCCGAAGTCCAGACATGAACATGGAAGGAGGCACCACGCCATGGCAAGATGGAGGCTACACCACGCCgtatggtggtggtggcggccAGACGGCGTACGGAGGCGGTGGTATGACAGCTTATGGAACAACACCATATGGAGGATCTTGGCAGTAA